The sequence GAAACAGGATCAGACAGTGTCATAATTCTACTTGAAGCTTGGTATATTTTATGCTAATCCCTATATGTGGAAAGGGCTGCAAATGCATACTTcaggagaaagatttatttttccAACTACAGTACAAGATGGCTCTTTAGACAAACCTTTATTACTGGAACTCGTGGCTTGAACCTTGATGACAGTTGTGTGAGAACTTCTCCCAGCAACTGCTGGTGTTTCAGGACTTTTCTCATCTTCATAATCCTTACAATGGCAGCCTAGCatgcaaaggagggggggggtcattttaCTCATCCAAGATCAGCCACTGGTTACCAAAGACTTTTGACCAATCACCGAAAAGCCTTcttagttgttgttattatggaGACCATGTTTTACAGCAAAAGAAATCCATTTGGCTATAGGAACATTTCAGCAGAAATAGCCAGTCTTATAGATTTCCCCCCTTCatactttatttcataaaatttatatactgcagtTTAAATGTTTCTCACTTATGTGTTTGGAACACACAATCTTAAATTCCTACATGGCAGAATATTTCCTTTATAGTATCACCCACACTTAGTAAATTTAAAAGCCAGCTCTGCATTAGATATCCCACAAGATCAATGAGCAATTCcctacgaaagctcataccaagaacaaatttagttggtctctaaggtgctactggaaggaatttttattttattttgttttccctcaaTCTAGTCAAGAGACTGGATTGCATGGAGGACGGAGAGCTGGAATTGAATGTGGGAGTCACTAAAATACCTGGACAAGTGCCGCCGCCATTCGACTGTCTCAAAAAACCTTTTTCCGTTTGTTTAGATAAGCTGAAGCAGACGTGTACTTTTGTATGTGCACTTGCTTTGAAAAGTGTTGGTATTCATTTTATTATGTCTACTGTTTCTAAACTGTTTTCATTGCCATTTTAATGAGCATTTTATACCATTTTATAAAAGGTATTTAAATGCTGCAGGCATGCATTCTGCCCCATGGGCAGTTCTCTAAGGGACATCTGAGCAGCAGGAGgtatgttctgcatgcaaaagggccACTGCTCAATCCGGGGCACACCTCGTTGGAGGCCTCAGGCAGCTGGTCTGGGAAAGATTGGAGGTTTCCAAGAGCCCGTCCAAATAGACCTTCTGGAGCGAGATGGAGCAATGGGTCCAACTCTGGCATTTCCCTTCCTGCTTACAGCCATCAATCTGTACACTTCTGACACAAACATCTGCCCAATCCTGGGAATGAAGCCCCTTTAGCTCTTGTGGGGCTCTTCCAAAAAAGAGTCTTCTGTAATTTCACTTTGCTAATCACCAATATTAACCATTGCAGAGGTAAGTTCTGTTAAAAGCAAAATTATTTCAGAATTCTGCCAGCCATGAGAACAAGGAGAATCCCACTAGATAAAGATAAGCAATATTGAGAACTTCTGCACATGGTCCAAGTTCCTGAACTACCTATTCCAAGTCACCTGGATTAGTAGTTTTCGGTCTTCCTCTATATTCTTATGTGTAGCTTCCTGTTCTTGTTTCTGCTCAGTCTTCATTGGCACATTTATGTTCACTCGCAATTTTTTGCTGCCAAGAGAAAGGCAGATAAATAACTTTACAATGCacaaatgaagaaaaacaacagctATAGAACTGCCTGGAAATTTTACTAGATAAAAAATGTATGAGTCCTATTCCACTTACTGgctttgccttttttctttttattaggtGCATTGAGGAATGTTCTCCTTTGGCCGAGGGCTGCAAGCATCCTGGGGTTGGCCAcagcctctccccctccccagcacacaggctccctccctccctccctccctctccacctcCCAGGCCACTGCCTGCCCAGATGCTCCTGTGCAAGATAATGCCAGAAGGTCTTCTTGTAGTTGCTAAGGCAGCCCCATGCCAAAGGCAGAAGGCAGACTCTCCCTCCAGTGTGTTCTGAATCAGCCCTCTGCCCAGGGCAGCTGGAGTATCTTGTGGAAGGCACTCGAAGACATGGACTTTGGTAGAAGGACACTGGATGGATGGGCCACTGGGACGGACACAGCAGGACTTCTCTTGCATTCGCATTAAGTAGAAGGCTGCAATAAGTCTTTAAATGGCAGGGGAAATGCGCAGGGGACAGTAAGGGGCTGCAGGGGAGACAATGCAATCTGAACCAAAAATTGACACTGCTCTTTCCTGAGCATTTCCCTTACCACTTCTGAGTAATCAAGGTGGCTTGTTTATTTTGGCcccattttcattaaaaaaaaactgatataAAGGCATTTCCAAGGAGATACAATGGTTCCAATcgtattctttaaatattcccATATATGCACTTTCTTACATTTATGCTTACTTGCAAGCCAACTCAACCATTTAGAATCACAATATTAACATCCAAGTTATTTTCAAATGTGACTAAACGAGGGCATTCCCAGtgaagttgtggaactccctccccagaggTGTGTCTAGCACCTTCGCTAAACAATTTCCTGCAACTATacctgaggtgtatatttttaggacctcTTCTACTTTTGTCATTGAaatttcttttaaactgtttttaatgctgtgctTTGAATTGTTGTGGCCTGGCACCTGTACCCAGGGCACCTTAGGGTGTAGGGCAGGTAACAAATCAAATTATTAATGATAACAGTAAattaacagtagcagcagcagcaatcactATTCTTCCAACAAGTAGCATTTGCCAGAAGCACTAATCCACCTTATGGCAGATTCAAAAGGCTTTTTACCCCAatcattaattttattattattatttattaaatttctaaagataaaggacccctgaccgttaagtccagttgcagatgactctggggttgtggcagtcatctcacattaatggccGACGGAGCTGGCgtaagcttccaggtcatgtggccagcatgactaagccgcttctggagaaaccagagcagcgcacgaaaacgccgtttaccttcccgctggagcggtacctatttatctacttgcactttggtgtgcttttgaactgctaggtgggcaggagcagggactgaacaatagGAGCTCACAAGTTCTTTCAAAATTCATTCATTGTAAAACAGTATTTGAAATTCTAAAAATATACTGCAACAAATTACACAGTTCTGAGAAAGAAATCTTATATGGTTATGCATAAATGGCTTGTATTAGTTGATCTTCCTTACTTTTTGTAACCAAGATAAAGTTTTATTAAGGTATCTGGCTTCAACTCCACCTCATCGACATTTGCATTTTCATCTTCCAACACCTACAAACAATAGAAACAATGCAGGAAAATGTTGTCAATAAATCATTTCTTTCACATCCTAACCAAACAAATCAAGAGGACTTACCAGTAACTTTGACTTTAGCAAAATCTGTAGAACTTGTCCCAAAATATCCTAAAAgatgaagggaaggggaaaatattAGTCCTTCATTCCATTTATAGTTAGGAGCACACATACTTATTTTGCGGCTGATGGGGAAGAAAGCAGAGTGCTTCTCTGCAAGCGCATAGCTGCATTAATGTGTTAGGTTTCCCCTCCCTCAAATATTATACCCTAACGAAAGGCAAAATTAAGAAAAGCAAAATGCCATCCTGGGCTCTGCACTGTGAAGAAGGGCCAAATATAAAATGAACAATATAAAATTTACGCTTGAAGGTAACCCAAATTCAACATCAACAAAAGTGGAATGGtgcagattaaaacaaaataaaatattccttccagtagcaccttagagaccaactaagtttgttcttggtatgagctttcatgtgcctgcacacttcttcagatacactgaaacagaagtcaccagacccttacatatagtgagagagtggggaggggtatttcttCTACTAGATATGGGGAAGGTCAAAGAGTTTCTTATCTAGGGCACTCCAGCTCTATCTCCCTCAACCAAATCCAAGAAGAACCCTTTTATGGCTTTGAAGGTTTCCCTGATCCTTCACCATATTAATGTCTTTCAAGCCATTAGTCGTCAGAGCTAGGAagcctgttttctttttaaaatgaaaggcgAAATTGTCAAGATCTAaattttggaataaaaaaagCCTCCAAAGTGCAATAAAAGTGAGAATATTGTTGGGTTTCCAGAGGCCTACAGCAAAAACAAATGCTTGGGAAACCTACTGTGAACGTAACAAACGCTTACCATTTTTATCTGAGTACTGTCTGTCAGTTGTTGAACAGTGTAGGCATCTTCTGTGTTATATTGCAGCAAGATTGCCATTTGGAATGTAGATGCCTTCAAGAAAAAAATGGGACAAATGTTGTATTTGAAATAAAATCCAAATTATTTTACTGCTTCatacaaaaagcaaagcaaactctAGAACAAACCTCTTCTGCTTTTCGTACTCAGCCATTCTGCTTTTCGTAcaaattcatatttttaaaaaccccttcCTCCTAGGTactaatcatttttaaaaatctatagaTTATGAATAAAAGCCTATTCATGAAATGTTCCCAAAGACTTTCTCCCCACCAAGAGCCTCAGGACACAAAGCAGACAAATGAACGAAAGAGCTCAGCTGCATTTCAGTCCCtttccaggggtgtccaaactttttttcaaagagggccagatttgatgaagtgaacatgccaaagttgttaacctttttttttgggattgaagttgttgaggtggtttttttttacgattttaccccaggaaataaactgccacaggggccgaatcaggcccctgaaacggactttggacatgcctgcttttatcaaacaaatggattcaaatgaGCCAGCTGGAAGCGTCAGCTATTTGGGCTTTACAGAGCACCCTTCCCCAAGGACTCCTAAAATGGGCACATGGGTGCATGTATATGCCCAGGGCTTTGCTATCGAGAGCCAGCCAAGAGCCTTATAGAAGGGAGAACGAtgcaggggagggagaagaaagtgGCTATTCAAAGCATTAACAGGCAGCATAAAAATGAACCTGAGGAGAGCTTCAGCTCCTGTGTTTCACCCCTTGGCACCTAACCAGACCTCACTCCTGCCGCTATATTTCCTTATTCTGGGAGATAAAGCAGCTTCCGCAAGCTGCTCTCCATATGCAAATGTAACTCTAAGAGCAGCAGTCAAGTACAGATTTCTAAATTTGTGGAATGGACTCTCACAAGAgctagtggactctccttccttggaggttttaaagcagaggttgggtggcaatctgtcctggatgctttggctgagattcctgcattgtagagggttggaccttggggtcccctccaactctacaatcctacgaACTCTGTACTCAGTTACTGATTACTTGTAGAACCTTCATATCAACAGCACAAGGGGGCACCTTACCTGTAAAGTGTATCTGTTTTTGAAGCAATTGGTAACCAGTTCCCCTTTGGAGAGCTGATACAACCAGGTCAGTTTTCTTCCACTATGGCGACTAGCATAAAAAGCAGTAAATCTCTGGTAACTGCGCTCCAGCTACAtattgcaaagcaaagcaaaaacacagCCATGTAAATGTCACATTTTCAGCCTTATTTTACCAACCTAGTTTTAAAATCAGATTAGACCTTTTTATCAGCATATCTTCATAGAAAAACTAAAGGGCATTTGCAATATGCATGTAATAGAATTGAAACAATTTGCAGTAAGCTCCTGCACTATAACAGAAAAAAACCCTTATGATGTTCCCTGGGTTCCCAACaagggcttgtcccctgaaggtCACTAAGGTCAGTCCCTCAACTGCCTCACTGAGTTCAGACTTCCCTCAAAATACCTGCTGCAATTAGCCACTGACTTAAGAGAGCAGGAGAATTCTCCCTTTATATTTTTACTCCATTACAGCTAACCCAGACAGCTAGAGAAGAATCCACCCGGACCAGAAGAGAGACAGTTCCAAATAAATACACTAGTTTAATTAAGGCACCTAATTACATTCAGAATATGCCTTCTTTACTGTAGTTCCAGATTCCTGATCTAACATAACTGCCCAGCTTATTTCACTGACCGTAATAAAAAGGGTATCTTAGGTTTCAGAATAGCATcctatttaaattattttgtttcattcccCTCCCTTACAGCTACACTTTGCAGCCAGTTGCTCACTTTTGACTCCTCCCCACATCCTCTTCCACTCCCCGCTACTGTGCATCATTCATCCACCAGCAATTCTGCAAGAACTGCCTGGTTCTTATTGAGGAAGGCAGTCCAAAAGCAAGCATACAGACAGAAGGCAACAGTTCCCTTTCTTTTGACTGCAGAGATTCAAGTGTTGCCTAGCACAGAAAGTGGACTGTTCCCGAAACGAAGTGGAGTGGCTGGGACAGTAATTCATTGTAAAATCTGAGCATATGACATCACAGTTCAACGTGTTTCACCGGACCTCTCTGGggtgttgtgattcctgcactgcagggagttggactagatgactctgggagtcccttctgactctaccattctatgattcttggtCTGCTTTACATCAGTGACACCCACCCACTAATACCCCACCATTTCAAGTGTTTAAGGAGCAATTTACAGACGGTTCTCATCCAGACTGAACACATTGTAGTAAGTGCTCACTGAACTGTACACCTCACAGGTGTGGGAGGCGGGGATTGCACAAAGCACCTTGGCTTCACCAGACTTCAATGGTCCCACAGATTACAACTCTCATGTAAATGGAAATGCAAGCTTAAAACACTAATACACCCACCTCTGAGGGGAGAGCAAATGCACAAGACATTTGGAAGGGCCAAGATCCGGAGCTGAGAACCTGTATGCTAAAGTCCactggaagagaagaaaggaaaacacataTACACTCTTTCAGTATTTATATACTGAATATCTAAAAACAGAGCCTTCTAttctttcaaataaaaatgtacagtggtgccccgctagacgaaaaactcgctagatgaaggcattcgtctagcggaaggctgccccgctagacgaaaaagtcaatggggctgcctcgcaagatgaaaaattttcgtctttttttttcgtttagcgaaagcgtggctgtcattgccgcttcgctagacgaaaaacctgctagacaaaaattttcgcaggacgaattattttcgtctagcggggcaccactgtattggggaaGATTAAATAGGCTTATATTTAAAACTTAGGGACTAATAGATCACATTTTGAATTACAATGGCTCTTGCCAAATTAGACCAAATATGAGCGAGTTTTAACAGCTGCACAAATAGTATGTCCAATGCACTTCTGAATTAACCAAAGCTACAAGACAACCGACACCTCTGGCACAAGACACTTGGCTCGACTCAGACACATTTTACCAACACTTGCTTAATCTGTTCTTGAGAGCAAGAATTGTCATTTCTTCATCAATTGTTCACTTTCATCACATGAAAAAAGAAATATGGCTACTCAAGCATTGAGGTTTTAAAACAAATAGTTAGATTAACTTACAATCCAATGGCTCCGAATTGGACAGGTGCTTTTTAAACTGCTCATTCAAGTCTTTGCTTACACCAATATCTTGGAACATCCTCTGAAGCTTTGAGGTGTACTCAAAGCCACAAGCTTGCTGTAATTAACCACAGAACAGTATATGAAAGAGGGGAAAAGACCCACACATCTTACAGCAGGACTCAGTTTCCAAAATTATCCAATAGTAGAAACTACCAACAACAAAACCCACCTATTTAAAAAGGCAGAAATTCCAGATGTAAGGCATCCCTAGCTGAGCAGAACTAGAACACAGCCAAGCCAAGAGAAAGAGCAACCGCACAGCAATCAATTTGTAATTTGTCATGGTTGAGGTCTATCTCAAGTTGCAGAAGACCGACACACAAGTGTTATGATCCCCCCTCCTCTTGCTAATTTGACCCCACCAGCCAGTGGGCTAGAATGGGTTCCCCAAAGGCAAACCTAATGGGAAAGTTGGATTGCTGCTTCACCTCACTCGCTTTTGTTTTTCACAGGCATGTAGACAATTGAGAAAAGCCCAGACTGTCACTTTTGAGAGCTTACTTGGGatgctgtagttcagtggcagagaacGGGCTTCACACGTAggtggtcttaaaaaaaaaaaaaaacccaaatggcagGGCTGGAAAATATCTCTGACCTGAGACTGTAGAGCTGACACCAGTCAGCATTAACGTAATGAGTTTGATACTATACCTAAGAGCTTCATGGTTCTTATGCTGTTTAATTATCCTGAATAAACCCCAAACTAAGACCACAGAGTAGCAGCCACTCTGCAGGCTCTTCCCAGCCATTGGCAGCCACACAAATGAATCACCAGGAGTCGCTGTGTGACAGAATTGAAGAGGCTCTTTTGGCCTATGAATGTTTCAGCAACATTCACTAAGAAAGTTTGGTGAGCGGTTCGGAGGCTGATTACTATTCTACAGCCATCTAACTCTAGTAAAGGAGGTATGTAAGAATCCCAGtacataaaaaagagaaaacccaACCAGCATGcttatgtatttttcttttactgtgggggtggggagccatatctgtctcccccccccccccgtctccacCAGCATAGATGACAGCCAGGGGGATGGAAACTGTATTCTAGCACCTTCTGGAGGGGCTGCTTTGCAGTGTAATCCTGGAAAGGAAGGTGGTGAGGGAGAGGCCCAAGCACAACTCACCTTCAATTTGGAGATCATGCTTGCCTCAGCATCATCACTAGCACTGTTCTGGTGCACAAGCCGTTTTGCCAACATTTTGGCATAGAATTTTTGAAATACGTCTTTGTCTTCAATATACTTAAAGACAACCATCTGGAAAAAGCATGTGTTCTTAGTATTATTTTCTAAATGCAAACAATTCAAAAGTATTCAAGGCAAAATCTCAACTTTCAGCTCACTAAAATATtataacacttttaaaaacatttaagatGGGAAATTTGGCCTTTCAAATCGTTGAGAACATGCAGCACAATATAAATTTACATAAATGTAAGCATACACAAACCAATGTTCGCTTTAATTATTTTCAAGGGTTGTGACAAACATATGCATGGATGTGGGCAAGTTTTCTTCCACGATTCACTCAATCTTCATTTAATTTTCATTCTAAAGCGTCTGCAAAAAGAATTACTTGAATGCAGAATACAGCTTAGAGTGAGTAAGCATCTTACCACTTGATTGAGTGTGTCTTCAAGCTCGGCCTCCTCTGGATTCTTTGAGCTGTGGTAAAAAGGGCATCGTTTTTGTTACAGTTCAGCATCCTTACCATTTGCAACTCATAAAATCTCCTTTATTTTCCAGTACAACAAGCTCGGGGTACGCACAGCTTAGTTGTGCAATAAAGCTCTCCAGAAGGCAGCAGTTCAGAACAATTAAGCAGTATCTAACCATTCCCAAGCATTGTACCAACAGGAATGTTAGTCTTCCCCAGACAGACTGGACACTGATCTCTCGCTATACTGCTACTCCGTTTACCTACCCTCTTTACTGCTGTGAGTTATGAATGATTGAACCAGCAAATCCTGCAGATATTTTAGCGCAAGATTTTTCTTAATCCTGGAAGACTGCATCCTCAATAAAGAGTACACAGTTTCAGTCTCTCCCTGGGGAAAATCCTGAGTCAAAGAGGGCACCCAGAAAGGTAATGTAGCTAAGCATTTCTGACAAATTTTTCTGTGTGTAAGGGATAGAAGGAGGTTAACATGTAGGAATAACCAGACTGAAACCTACAAATACAGTACGTTTCCCCAGCTACAGGCAAAGATTAGAAGTGTGCACAAGACTCCTTGATCAACAGTTAGAATGGCGTTTCATTTCATGAATGGTGTGTGAACAATTCTAGTCTACGACTAACTTGCAGAAGTCACCATGCAACACATACCTTTTCTTTAGCAGAGAGTCACAATACCGTGCCAACAGCTCTGGGGATTTACTGGATGACTGGGCCATTTTTGTTACTGCGTTGTTATTTATAAATCGACCACAAGCCTGTGATACACACAAAGAAGTTAAACTTGCAGACATCCTCAAAATGAGTAATTATCAAGGACAACTACAAAGTTTAAGTCCATTTACCTTGTCTAGAGCAGCCACAAAGCCAGCATCATTGTTGAAAGCAGACATGACCAGTGCATTGTATTTCTTATGGACATCCAACACGGTCTGTACATACATTTTGGGATCCTAGAAATTAGAGAGGGCGATGACAAACTTGCCCTATGTACAGAATTCTCTCACAGCTACAGATTTAGGGCAAATTTTTCAG is a genomic window of Lacerta agilis isolate rLacAgi1 chromosome 12, rLacAgi1.pri, whole genome shotgun sequence containing:
- the CUL1 gene encoding cullin-1 → MSSNRSQNPHGLKQIGLDQIWDDLRAGIQQVYTRQSMAKSRYMELYTHVYNYCTSVHQSNQARGAGVPTSKSKKGQTPGGAQFVGLELYKRLKEFLKNYLTNLLKDGEDLMDESVLKFYTQQWEDYRFSSKVLNGICAYLNRHWVRRECDEGRKGIYEIYSLALVTWRDCLFRPLNKQVTNAVLKLIEKERNGETINTRLISGVVQSYVELGLNEDDTFAKGPTLTVYKESFESQFLADTERFYTRESTEFLQQNPVTEYMKKAEARLLEEQRRVQVYLHESTQDELARKCEQVLIEKHLEIFHTEFQNLLDADKNEDLGRMYSLVSRIQDGLGELKRLLETHIHSQGLSAIEKCGEAALNDPKMYVQTVLDVHKKYNALVMSAFNNDAGFVAALDKACGRFINNNAVTKMAQSSSKSPELLARYCDSLLKKSSKNPEEAELEDTLNQVMVVFKYIEDKDVFQKFYAKMLAKRLVHQNSASDDAEASMISKLKQACGFEYTSKLQRMFQDIGVSKDLNEQFKKHLSNSEPLDLDFSIQVLSSGSWPFQMSCAFALPSELERSYQRFTAFYASRHSGRKLTWLYQLSKGELVTNCFKNRYTLQASTFQMAILLQYNTEDAYTVQQLTDSTQIKMDILGQVLQILLKSKLLVLEDENANVDEVELKPDTLIKLYLGYKNKKLRVNINVPMKTEQKQEQEATHKNIEEDRKLLIQAAIVRIMKMRKVLKHQQLLGEVLTQLSSRFKPRVPVIKKCIDILIEKEYLERVDGEKDTYSYLA